A genomic region of Apteryx mantelli isolate bAptMan1 chromosome 12, bAptMan1.hap1, whole genome shotgun sequence contains the following coding sequences:
- the RPL32 gene encoding large ribosomal subunit protein eL32 isoform X1 has product MYTMPALRPLVKPKIVKKRTKKFIRHQSDRYVKIKRNWRKPRGIDNRVRRRFKGQILMPNIGYGSNKKTKHMLPTGFRKFLVHNVKELEVLMMSNKSYCAEIAHNVSSKNRKIIVERAAQLAIKITNPNARLRSEENE; this is encoded by the exons ATGT ACACCATGCCTGCCCTCAGACCTCTCGTGAAACCTAAAATTGTCAAAAAGAGGACCAAGAAGTTTATCCGCCATCAATCTGATCGCTATGTCAAAATCAAG cgCAACTGGCGTAAACCAAGAGGTATTGACAACAGAGTTCGCAGGAGGTTCAAGGGTCAGATCTTGATGCCAAATATTGGTTATGGGAGCAATAAGAAGACAAAGCACATGCTGCCCACAGGATTCAGAAAGTTTCTGGTCCACAATGTCAAAGAACTTGAGGTGCTTATGATGAGTAACAA GTCATACTGCGCAGAGATTGCTCACAACGTCTCCTCTAAGAACCGGAAGATAATTGTGGAGAGAGCAGCTCAGCTTGCGATCAAGATCACCAATCCAAATGCCAGATTGCGCAGTGAGGAAAATGAATAA
- the RPL32 gene encoding large ribosomal subunit protein eL32 isoform X2 — translation MPALRPLVKPKIVKKRTKKFIRHQSDRYVKIKRNWRKPRGIDNRVRRRFKGQILMPNIGYGSNKKTKHMLPTGFRKFLVHNVKELEVLMMSNKSYCAEIAHNVSSKNRKIIVERAAQLAIKITNPNARLRSEENE, via the exons ATGCCTGCCCTCAGACCTCTCGTGAAACCTAAAATTGTCAAAAAGAGGACCAAGAAGTTTATCCGCCATCAATCTGATCGCTATGTCAAAATCAAG cgCAACTGGCGTAAACCAAGAGGTATTGACAACAGAGTTCGCAGGAGGTTCAAGGGTCAGATCTTGATGCCAAATATTGGTTATGGGAGCAATAAGAAGACAAAGCACATGCTGCCCACAGGATTCAGAAAGTTTCTGGTCCACAATGTCAAAGAACTTGAGGTGCTTATGATGAGTAACAA GTCATACTGCGCAGAGATTGCTCACAACGTCTCCTCTAAGAACCGGAAGATAATTGTGGAGAGAGCAGCTCAGCTTGCGATCAAGATCACCAATCCAAATGCCAGATTGCGCAGTGAGGAAAATGAATAA
- the EFCAB12 gene encoding EF-hand calcium-binding domain-containing protein 12 produces the protein MTSKDLIDDLTDIKPELVLGHCFKQHWLRNMYPHFFFKLKASRFGPPKSRRRIIFAPPMAGPTSPFSQPTPAPDFCHSAVSQPPQEGEDSLRSPEIISDTDDMQKLEAWITERKQFRSQLENLVDVERWLMQKPSLSDQEERVWGRIKACRADGKARSKSALPRSPECLPPESSRLQRRGRAPLIRAPYPQALVTLHNLLHKRSLKMVELFRKADMDRGEIMREDFIKVIKETKVPISDKDLEDVIIFLTSSKRGNFISNDDLIECQDRWLEMMQGQCRETETGVQAQFQKATYRTATCSTSAGDKAKEVKPLVPTKPETRLILLEVPPINIEPERRYLTYDEMEETGKQFRDRRRREKSKDTLIEWKEKCRLVRSGDKCVDEHCLPSTLEGDMGELVDQYRRNCFMTYLKSFKLCKDYKIRLTKPVLQKALLHPGDKIIKEGEDLWKIRQPGGPYTTAPAHALSPASTSTSRTASRKQAKEKQNRQLQRNKMQKKFAHVRKSNDNNFWPGHLLDKICPYLPAVEPGRAHALFSYIHSTKPVYRGIYNPDRSWLLSEQGYLTYGDAAFRKSHFI, from the exons ATGACCAGCAAGGATTTAATTGATGATTTGACTGATATCAAGCCAGAACTGGTCTTGGGGCACTGCTTCAAACAACACTGGCTGAGAAATATGTATCcacattttttctttaagttgAAAGCAAGTAGGTTTGGGCCACCCAAATCCAGACGTCGCATTATTTTTGCTCCACCTATGGCAGGACCAACTTCTCCCTTTTCCCAGCCAACTCCAGCCCCGGATTTCTGTCACTCAGCCGTCTCGCAGCCGCCCCAGGAGGGAGAAGATAGCCTCCGGTCTCCAGAGATCATCTCCGATACAGATGATATGCAAAAGCTGGAGGCTTGGATTACGGAAAGGAAGCAATTCCGATCTCAGCTGGAAAACCTTGTGGATGTGGAAAGATGGCTGATGCAAAAACCTTCCCTCAGTGATCAAGAAGAAAGAGTCTGGGGGCGAATAAAGGCATGCAGAGCAGACGGGAAGGCTAGAAGCAAGTCAGCTCTGCCCCGCAGCCCGGAG TGCTTGCCACCGGAGAGCAGCCGGCTCCAGCGCAGGGGTCGCGCTCCCCTTATTCGTGCGCCGTACCCCCAGGCCCTTGTCACGCTGCACAACCTTCTGCACAAACGGAGTCTCAAGATGGTGGAGTTATTCAGGAAGGCTGATATGGACAGGGGGGAAATCATGAGAGAAGACTTCATTAAAGTCATCAAGGAG ACCAAAGTTCCCATAAGTGACAAGGATTTGGAGGATGTGATCATCTTCTTGACTTCCTCAAAACGGGGGAATTTTATAAGCAATGACGATCTGATTGAATGTCAAGATCGGTGGCTGGAAATGATGCAAGGGCAATGCAGAGAGACCGAAACAG GTGTACAAGCTCAGTTCCAAAAAGCCACTTACAGAACTGCCACATGTTCAACTTCTGCTGGGGACAAAGCCAAAGAAGTGAAGCCTCTCGTTCCTACCAAGCCGGAAACACGGTTAATACTGTTAGAAGTTCCCCCGATCAACATTGAGCCAGAACGCAGATATCTAACCTACGATGAAATGGAAGAGACTGGAAAGCAATTCAGAGACAGGAGGCGAAGGGAGAAG AGCAAAGACACCCTGatagaatggaaagaaaaatgtcGGCTGGTCAGATCTGGGGATAAATGTGTTGATGAGCACTGCCTGCCATCCACTCTAGAGGGTGACATGGGAGAACTGGTTGACCAGTATCGCAGGAATTGCTTCATGACCTATCTGAAGAGCTTCAAGCTGTGCAAAGACTATAAAATTCGTCTCACCAAACCGGTGCTGCAAAAAG CCCTGCTGCACCCAGGAGACAAGATCATAAAGGAGGGAGAAGACCTATGGAAAATCAGGCAGCCTGGAGGGCCCTACACCACAGCACCTGCCCACGCGCTGTCACCTGCGAGCACATCCACATCAAGAACTGCATCCAGAAAGCAggccaaagagaagcaaaacag gcagCTCCAAAggaataaaatgcaaaagaagtTTGCCCATGTGCGCAAGTCAAACGACAATAACTTCTGGCCAGGTCACCTTCTGGACAAGATATGCCCTTACCTACCTGCAGTGGAGCCTGGCAGGGCACACGCCTTGTTCAGCTACATCCACTCAACCAAGCCTGTCTATCGCGGCATCTACAACCCCGACCGCAGCTGGCTTCTCAGCGAGCAAGGATACTTGACCTACGGAGATGCTGCTTTCAGAAAGAGCCATTTCATCTGA
- the MBD4 gene encoding methyl-CpG-binding domain protein 4 isoform X2: MEAAALPDPGPDPGAERGPSNEAAAAAGGGGAPRGWERIVKQRRSGKTAGKYDVYFVSPEGHKLRSKGALVDYFRKTGETTLKPEDFDFTALSQSSTRSRAKRCSTKAVVTILEKEDCQSQVQDRSVQNGEEDKIHKVQTGNEQLEDVSGTTTCGSKDLIVEEIKPEDCLKTKKKGAVGKSVQSKRTRRTSEKRNPDNTQPKRQRKVCNKQENECIQNKKFCRKKDMCVSNSQGIDDQNTDPVDAGKRKTLLTEKLLISGSQSEIQLGSVTTHLEKELKSVAELECVEKSFNEASSAKSEEKTDEFEIRKDTDQVNPDNQNFKSDAETDANILQPCDRKIFTEVKMLQEESIPRTQVERRKTSPYFSTPSPPRRKAFRKWTPPRSPFNLVQETLFHDPWKLLIATIFLNKTSGKMAIPVLWEFLKKYPSPEIARTADWKEMSELLRPLGLYELRAKTIIKFSDEYLTKQWRYPIELHGIGKYGNDSYRIFCVNEWKEVQPQDHKLNVYHAWLWENHEKLSID, encoded by the exons ATGGAGGCGGCGGCGCTCCCCGaccccggccccgaccccggcgCCGAGCGGGGCCCCTCGAACgaagccgccgctgccgcgggcggcgGAGGCGCCCCGCGCGGGTGGGAGAGGATCGTGAAGCAACGGCGGTCCGGAAAAACAGCGGGGAAATACGATGTTTATTTCGTCAG TCCTGAAGGACATAAACTAAGATCAAAAGGTGCACTTGTGGATTATTTTCGTAAAACTGGGGAGACAACTCTAAAACCAGAAGATTTTGATTTTACTGCACTGTCTCAGAGCAGTACCCGTTCAAGGGCCAAAAGATGCAGCACAAAAGCTGTGGTAACTATTTTAGAGAAAGAGGATTGTCAAAGTCAGGTGCAAGACCGCAGTGTACAAAACGGTGAAGAAGATAAAATTCATAAGGTTCAAACTGGAAATGAACAACTGGAAGATGTTTCTGGTACAACCACTTGTGGTAGTAAAGATTTGATCGTGGAAGAAATAAAACCAGAGGACTGtttgaaaaccaaaaaaaaaggggcagtTGGAAAAAGTGTTCAGAGTAAAAGAACTAGAAGGACCTCAGAAAAGAGAAATCCAGATAATACCCAAcccaaaagacagagaaaagtaTGTAATAAACAAGAAAATGAGTGCATTCAAAACAAGAAATTCTGTAGAAAGAAGGACATGTGTGTCTCTAACAGTCAAGGGATAGATGACCAGAACACAGACCCTGTGgatgctggaaaaagaaaaactcttttaACAGAGAAATTACTGATTTCTGGATCACAGTCAGAAATACAGCTAGGATCAGTCACAACTCACTTAGAAAAGGAGTTGAAGAGCGTAgctgagctggagtgtgtagaGAAAAGTTTTAATGAAGCATCATCTGCAAAATCTGAGGAGAAAACTGATGAATTTGAAATAAGGAAGGATACAGATCAAGTAAATCCAGATAACCAGAATTTTAAATCCGACGCTGAAACAGATGCTAACATTTTGCAGCCTTGTGACAGGAAAATCTTCACAGAAGTTAAAATGCTGCAAG AAGAGTCTATTCCAcgaacacaggtggaaaggaggAAAACGAGTCCGTATTTTTCAA CTCCAAGCCCACCTAGAAGGAAGGCCTTCAGAAAGTGGACTCCTCCACGTTCTCCTTTTAACTTGGTCCAAGAAACTCTTTTCCATGATCCATGGAAACTCCTCATTGCAACCATATTTCTCAATAAGACTTCAG GTAAGATGGCAATTCCTGTGCTCTGGGAGTTCCTTAAGAAATACCCTTCTCCTGAAATAGCGAGAACTGCAGACTGGAAAGAAATGTCAGAGCTGCTCAGACCTCTTGGCCTCTATGAACTCAGAGCAAAAACTATAATCAAGTTTTCAG ATGAATATCTGACCAAGCAGTGGAGGTACCCCATTGAACTGCACGGAATTGGAAAATATGGAAACGACTCCTACAGAATCTTCTGTGTCAATGAATGGAAAGAG GTGCAGCCACAGGATCACAAGTTAAATGTATATCATGCATGGCTCTGGGAAAATCATGAGAAATTAAGTatagattga
- the MBD4 gene encoding methyl-CpG-binding domain protein 4 isoform X3 yields MEAAALPDPGPDPGAERGPSNEAAAAAGGGGAPRGWERIVKQRRSGKTAGKYDVYFVSPEGHKLRSKGALVDYFRKTGETTLKPEDFDFTALSQSSTRSRAKRCSTKAVVTILEKEDCQSQVQDRSVQNGEEDKIHKVQTGNEQLEDVSGTTTCGSKDLIVEEIKPEDCLKTKKKGAVGKSVQSKRTRRTSEKRNPDNTQPKRQRKVCNKQENECIQNKKFCRKKDMCVSNSQGIDDQNTDPVDAGKRKTLLTEKLLISGSQSEIQLGSVTTHLEKELKSVAELECVEKSFNEASSAKSEEKTDEFEIRKDTDQVNPDNQNFKSDAETDANILQPCDRKIFTEVKMLQAPSPPRRKAFRKWTPPRSPFNLVQETLFHDPWKLLIATIFLNKTSGKMAIPVLWEFLKKYPSPEIARTADWKEMSELLRPLGLYELRAKTIIKFSDEYLTKQWRYPIELHGIGKYGNDSYRIFCVNEWKEVQPQDHKLNVYHAWLWENHEKLSID; encoded by the exons ATGGAGGCGGCGGCGCTCCCCGaccccggccccgaccccggcgCCGAGCGGGGCCCCTCGAACgaagccgccgctgccgcgggcggcgGAGGCGCCCCGCGCGGGTGGGAGAGGATCGTGAAGCAACGGCGGTCCGGAAAAACAGCGGGGAAATACGATGTTTATTTCGTCAG TCCTGAAGGACATAAACTAAGATCAAAAGGTGCACTTGTGGATTATTTTCGTAAAACTGGGGAGACAACTCTAAAACCAGAAGATTTTGATTTTACTGCACTGTCTCAGAGCAGTACCCGTTCAAGGGCCAAAAGATGCAGCACAAAAGCTGTGGTAACTATTTTAGAGAAAGAGGATTGTCAAAGTCAGGTGCAAGACCGCAGTGTACAAAACGGTGAAGAAGATAAAATTCATAAGGTTCAAACTGGAAATGAACAACTGGAAGATGTTTCTGGTACAACCACTTGTGGTAGTAAAGATTTGATCGTGGAAGAAATAAAACCAGAGGACTGtttgaaaaccaaaaaaaaaggggcagtTGGAAAAAGTGTTCAGAGTAAAAGAACTAGAAGGACCTCAGAAAAGAGAAATCCAGATAATACCCAAcccaaaagacagagaaaagtaTGTAATAAACAAGAAAATGAGTGCATTCAAAACAAGAAATTCTGTAGAAAGAAGGACATGTGTGTCTCTAACAGTCAAGGGATAGATGACCAGAACACAGACCCTGTGgatgctggaaaaagaaaaactcttttaACAGAGAAATTACTGATTTCTGGATCACAGTCAGAAATACAGCTAGGATCAGTCACAACTCACTTAGAAAAGGAGTTGAAGAGCGTAgctgagctggagtgtgtagaGAAAAGTTTTAATGAAGCATCATCTGCAAAATCTGAGGAGAAAACTGATGAATTTGAAATAAGGAAGGATACAGATCAAGTAAATCCAGATAACCAGAATTTTAAATCCGACGCTGAAACAGATGCTAACATTTTGCAGCCTTGTGACAGGAAAATCTTCACAGAAGTTAAAATGCTGCAAG CTCCAAGCCCACCTAGAAGGAAGGCCTTCAGAAAGTGGACTCCTCCACGTTCTCCTTTTAACTTGGTCCAAGAAACTCTTTTCCATGATCCATGGAAACTCCTCATTGCAACCATATTTCTCAATAAGACTTCAG GTAAGATGGCAATTCCTGTGCTCTGGGAGTTCCTTAAGAAATACCCTTCTCCTGAAATAGCGAGAACTGCAGACTGGAAAGAAATGTCAGAGCTGCTCAGACCTCTTGGCCTCTATGAACTCAGAGCAAAAACTATAATCAAGTTTTCAG ATGAATATCTGACCAAGCAGTGGAGGTACCCCATTGAACTGCACGGAATTGGAAAATATGGAAACGACTCCTACAGAATCTTCTGTGTCAATGAATGGAAAGAG GTGCAGCCACAGGATCACAAGTTAAATGTATATCATGCATGGCTCTGGGAAAATCATGAGAAATTAAGTatagattga
- the MBD4 gene encoding methyl-CpG-binding domain protein 4 isoform X4 — protein sequence MEAAALPDPGPDPGAERGPSNEAAAAAGGGGAPRGWERIVKQRRSGKTAGKYDVYFVSPEGHKLRSKGALVDYFRKTGETTLKPEDFDFTALSQSSTRSRAKRCSTKAVVTILEKEDCQSQVQDRSVQNGEEDKIHKVQTGNEQLEDVSGTTTCGSKDLIVEEIKPEDCLKTKKKGAVGKSVQSKRTRRTSEKRNPDNTQPKRQRKVCNKQENECIQNKKFCRKKDMCVSNSQGIDDQNTDPVDAGKRKTLLTEKLLISGSQSEIQLGSVTTHLEKELKSVAELECVEKSFNEASSAKSEEKTDEFEIRKDTDQVNPDNQNFKSDAETDANILQPCDRKIFTEVKMLQEESIPRTQVERRKTSPYFSSKYCKEAPSPPRRKAFRKWTPPRSPFNLVQETLFHDPWKLLIATIFLNKTSDEYLTKQWRYPIELHGIGKYGNDSYRIFCVNEWKEVQPQDHKLNVYHAWLWENHEKLSID from the exons ATGGAGGCGGCGGCGCTCCCCGaccccggccccgaccccggcgCCGAGCGGGGCCCCTCGAACgaagccgccgctgccgcgggcggcgGAGGCGCCCCGCGCGGGTGGGAGAGGATCGTGAAGCAACGGCGGTCCGGAAAAACAGCGGGGAAATACGATGTTTATTTCGTCAG TCCTGAAGGACATAAACTAAGATCAAAAGGTGCACTTGTGGATTATTTTCGTAAAACTGGGGAGACAACTCTAAAACCAGAAGATTTTGATTTTACTGCACTGTCTCAGAGCAGTACCCGTTCAAGGGCCAAAAGATGCAGCACAAAAGCTGTGGTAACTATTTTAGAGAAAGAGGATTGTCAAAGTCAGGTGCAAGACCGCAGTGTACAAAACGGTGAAGAAGATAAAATTCATAAGGTTCAAACTGGAAATGAACAACTGGAAGATGTTTCTGGTACAACCACTTGTGGTAGTAAAGATTTGATCGTGGAAGAAATAAAACCAGAGGACTGtttgaaaaccaaaaaaaaaggggcagtTGGAAAAAGTGTTCAGAGTAAAAGAACTAGAAGGACCTCAGAAAAGAGAAATCCAGATAATACCCAAcccaaaagacagagaaaagtaTGTAATAAACAAGAAAATGAGTGCATTCAAAACAAGAAATTCTGTAGAAAGAAGGACATGTGTGTCTCTAACAGTCAAGGGATAGATGACCAGAACACAGACCCTGTGgatgctggaaaaagaaaaactcttttaACAGAGAAATTACTGATTTCTGGATCACAGTCAGAAATACAGCTAGGATCAGTCACAACTCACTTAGAAAAGGAGTTGAAGAGCGTAgctgagctggagtgtgtagaGAAAAGTTTTAATGAAGCATCATCTGCAAAATCTGAGGAGAAAACTGATGAATTTGAAATAAGGAAGGATACAGATCAAGTAAATCCAGATAACCAGAATTTTAAATCCGACGCTGAAACAGATGCTAACATTTTGCAGCCTTGTGACAGGAAAATCTTCACAGAAGTTAAAATGCTGCAAG AAGAGTCTATTCCAcgaacacaggtggaaaggaggAAAACGAGTCCGTATTTTTCAAGTAAATACTGTAAAGAAG CTCCAAGCCCACCTAGAAGGAAGGCCTTCAGAAAGTGGACTCCTCCACGTTCTCCTTTTAACTTGGTCCAAGAAACTCTTTTCCATGATCCATGGAAACTCCTCATTGCAACCATATTTCTCAATAAGACTTCAG ATGAATATCTGACCAAGCAGTGGAGGTACCCCATTGAACTGCACGGAATTGGAAAATATGGAAACGACTCCTACAGAATCTTCTGTGTCAATGAATGGAAAGAG GTGCAGCCACAGGATCACAAGTTAAATGTATATCATGCATGGCTCTGGGAAAATCATGAGAAATTAAGTatagattga
- the MBD4 gene encoding methyl-CpG-binding domain protein 4 isoform X1 — protein sequence MEAAALPDPGPDPGAERGPSNEAAAAAGGGGAPRGWERIVKQRRSGKTAGKYDVYFVSPEGHKLRSKGALVDYFRKTGETTLKPEDFDFTALSQSSTRSRAKRCSTKAVVTILEKEDCQSQVQDRSVQNGEEDKIHKVQTGNEQLEDVSGTTTCGSKDLIVEEIKPEDCLKTKKKGAVGKSVQSKRTRRTSEKRNPDNTQPKRQRKVCNKQENECIQNKKFCRKKDMCVSNSQGIDDQNTDPVDAGKRKTLLTEKLLISGSQSEIQLGSVTTHLEKELKSVAELECVEKSFNEASSAKSEEKTDEFEIRKDTDQVNPDNQNFKSDAETDANILQPCDRKIFTEVKMLQEESIPRTQVERRKTSPYFSSKYCKEAPSPPRRKAFRKWTPPRSPFNLVQETLFHDPWKLLIATIFLNKTSGKMAIPVLWEFLKKYPSPEIARTADWKEMSELLRPLGLYELRAKTIIKFSDEYLTKQWRYPIELHGIGKYGNDSYRIFCVNEWKEVQPQDHKLNVYHAWLWENHEKLSID from the exons ATGGAGGCGGCGGCGCTCCCCGaccccggccccgaccccggcgCCGAGCGGGGCCCCTCGAACgaagccgccgctgccgcgggcggcgGAGGCGCCCCGCGCGGGTGGGAGAGGATCGTGAAGCAACGGCGGTCCGGAAAAACAGCGGGGAAATACGATGTTTATTTCGTCAG TCCTGAAGGACATAAACTAAGATCAAAAGGTGCACTTGTGGATTATTTTCGTAAAACTGGGGAGACAACTCTAAAACCAGAAGATTTTGATTTTACTGCACTGTCTCAGAGCAGTACCCGTTCAAGGGCCAAAAGATGCAGCACAAAAGCTGTGGTAACTATTTTAGAGAAAGAGGATTGTCAAAGTCAGGTGCAAGACCGCAGTGTACAAAACGGTGAAGAAGATAAAATTCATAAGGTTCAAACTGGAAATGAACAACTGGAAGATGTTTCTGGTACAACCACTTGTGGTAGTAAAGATTTGATCGTGGAAGAAATAAAACCAGAGGACTGtttgaaaaccaaaaaaaaaggggcagtTGGAAAAAGTGTTCAGAGTAAAAGAACTAGAAGGACCTCAGAAAAGAGAAATCCAGATAATACCCAAcccaaaagacagagaaaagtaTGTAATAAACAAGAAAATGAGTGCATTCAAAACAAGAAATTCTGTAGAAAGAAGGACATGTGTGTCTCTAACAGTCAAGGGATAGATGACCAGAACACAGACCCTGTGgatgctggaaaaagaaaaactcttttaACAGAGAAATTACTGATTTCTGGATCACAGTCAGAAATACAGCTAGGATCAGTCACAACTCACTTAGAAAAGGAGTTGAAGAGCGTAgctgagctggagtgtgtagaGAAAAGTTTTAATGAAGCATCATCTGCAAAATCTGAGGAGAAAACTGATGAATTTGAAATAAGGAAGGATACAGATCAAGTAAATCCAGATAACCAGAATTTTAAATCCGACGCTGAAACAGATGCTAACATTTTGCAGCCTTGTGACAGGAAAATCTTCACAGAAGTTAAAATGCTGCAAG AAGAGTCTATTCCAcgaacacaggtggaaaggaggAAAACGAGTCCGTATTTTTCAAGTAAATACTGTAAAGAAG CTCCAAGCCCACCTAGAAGGAAGGCCTTCAGAAAGTGGACTCCTCCACGTTCTCCTTTTAACTTGGTCCAAGAAACTCTTTTCCATGATCCATGGAAACTCCTCATTGCAACCATATTTCTCAATAAGACTTCAG GTAAGATGGCAATTCCTGTGCTCTGGGAGTTCCTTAAGAAATACCCTTCTCCTGAAATAGCGAGAACTGCAGACTGGAAAGAAATGTCAGAGCTGCTCAGACCTCTTGGCCTCTATGAACTCAGAGCAAAAACTATAATCAAGTTTTCAG ATGAATATCTGACCAAGCAGTGGAGGTACCCCATTGAACTGCACGGAATTGGAAAATATGGAAACGACTCCTACAGAATCTTCTGTGTCAATGAATGGAAAGAG GTGCAGCCACAGGATCACAAGTTAAATGTATATCATGCATGGCTCTGGGAAAATCATGAGAAATTAAGTatagattga
- the MBD4 gene encoding methyl-CpG-binding domain protein 4 isoform X5, which translates to MEAAALPDPGPDPGAERGPSNEAAAAAGGGGAPRGWERIVKQRRSGKTAGKYDVYFVSPEGHKLRSKGALVDYFRKTGETTLKPEDFDFTALSQSSTRSRAKRCSTKAVVTILEKEDCQSQVQDRSVQNGEEDKIHKVQTGNEQLEDVSGTTTCGSKDLIVEEIKPEDCLKTKKKGAVGKSVQSKRTRRTSEKRNPDNTQPKRQRKVCNKQENECIQNKKFCRKKDMCVSNSQGIDDQNTDPVDAGKRKTLLTEKLLISGSQSEIQLGSVTTHLEKELKSVAELECVEKSFNEASSAKSEEKTDEFEIRKDTDQVNPDNQNFKSDAETDANILQPCDRKIFTEVKMLQEESIPRTQVERRKTSPYFSSKYCKEAPSPPRRKAFRKWTPPRSPFNLVQETLFHDPWKLLIATIFLNKTSVISLAR; encoded by the exons ATGGAGGCGGCGGCGCTCCCCGaccccggccccgaccccggcgCCGAGCGGGGCCCCTCGAACgaagccgccgctgccgcgggcggcgGAGGCGCCCCGCGCGGGTGGGAGAGGATCGTGAAGCAACGGCGGTCCGGAAAAACAGCGGGGAAATACGATGTTTATTTCGTCAG TCCTGAAGGACATAAACTAAGATCAAAAGGTGCACTTGTGGATTATTTTCGTAAAACTGGGGAGACAACTCTAAAACCAGAAGATTTTGATTTTACTGCACTGTCTCAGAGCAGTACCCGTTCAAGGGCCAAAAGATGCAGCACAAAAGCTGTGGTAACTATTTTAGAGAAAGAGGATTGTCAAAGTCAGGTGCAAGACCGCAGTGTACAAAACGGTGAAGAAGATAAAATTCATAAGGTTCAAACTGGAAATGAACAACTGGAAGATGTTTCTGGTACAACCACTTGTGGTAGTAAAGATTTGATCGTGGAAGAAATAAAACCAGAGGACTGtttgaaaaccaaaaaaaaaggggcagtTGGAAAAAGTGTTCAGAGTAAAAGAACTAGAAGGACCTCAGAAAAGAGAAATCCAGATAATACCCAAcccaaaagacagagaaaagtaTGTAATAAACAAGAAAATGAGTGCATTCAAAACAAGAAATTCTGTAGAAAGAAGGACATGTGTGTCTCTAACAGTCAAGGGATAGATGACCAGAACACAGACCCTGTGgatgctggaaaaagaaaaactcttttaACAGAGAAATTACTGATTTCTGGATCACAGTCAGAAATACAGCTAGGATCAGTCACAACTCACTTAGAAAAGGAGTTGAAGAGCGTAgctgagctggagtgtgtagaGAAAAGTTTTAATGAAGCATCATCTGCAAAATCTGAGGAGAAAACTGATGAATTTGAAATAAGGAAGGATACAGATCAAGTAAATCCAGATAACCAGAATTTTAAATCCGACGCTGAAACAGATGCTAACATTTTGCAGCCTTGTGACAGGAAAATCTTCACAGAAGTTAAAATGCTGCAAG AAGAGTCTATTCCAcgaacacaggtggaaaggaggAAAACGAGTCCGTATTTTTCAAGTAAATACTGTAAAGAAG CTCCAAGCCCACCTAGAAGGAAGGCCTTCAGAAAGTGGACTCCTCCACGTTCTCCTTTTAACTTGGTCCAAGAAACTCTTTTCCATGATCCATGGAAACTCCTCATTGCAACCATATTTCTCAATAAGACTTCAG TGATTTCTTTGGCTAGGTAA